The Stenotrophomonas sp. NA06056 genome segment CAGGCCGAGCTGGGCGTGGCCGCGCACTGGAAGTACAAGGAAGGCGGCAAGGGCGCGGAGAAGTCGTTCGATCGCAAGATCACCTGGATGCGGCAACTGCTGGAACAGGCGCAGGACGGGCAGGGCAATGAACTGGCCGGGGCGCTCGATGCCGAGCTGACCGAGGACCGGGTCTACGCGCTGACCCCGAAGGACGAGGTGCTGGACCTGCCGCAGGGCGCCACACCACTGGATTTTGCCTACCAGGTGCACACCATGGTCGGGCACCGCTGCCGTGGCGCCAAGGTCAACGGCCGCATCGTGCCGTTGACCTACCGTCTGCGCAGCGGTGACCGGGTCGAGATCCTGACCGGCAAGGAGGCCGACCCGCGCCGCGACTGGCTGATGCCGGCCAACGGCTTCCTGGCCAGCAACCGCTCGCGCGAGAAGGTGCGCAGCTGGTTCCACAAGCTGGACCGTGCGCGCAACGTGCAGGCGGGGCGCGAGCTGCTGGAGCGCGAACTGAAACGGCTGGGCCTGCAGCATTCGGACCTGTCCGCGGCGGCGAAGAAGTTCCATGCCGACAGCGTCGACGACCTGTACATCCAGGTTGCCTTGGGCGATACCGGCCCCAACCAGGTCAGCCGTTCGCTGCTGGAAGCCGAGCGTGCGGCCAGCCAGCCCGCGCCGACGTCGGCGTTGCCACGGCCGACCGCGCGCCGCGAGAACCTGGGCAAGTCCAAGTTCACGGTGCAGGGCGTAGGCAACCTGCTGGTGCAGCTGGCGCGCTGCTGCCAGCCGGTGGCCGGTGAACCGATTGTCGGCTACCTGACCCGTAGCCGGGGTGTCACCGTGCATCGTGCAGACTGCGTCGCGCTGGCGCGGCTGGCAGCGACCAGCCCGCAGCGGATCCTGCCGGTGGAATGGGGCCAGGCTGGCGGTGGCTATGAAGTGGACGTGGTGGTCGACGCGGTCGACCGTCGCTGGCTGTTGAAGGACATCACCAACCTGATCGCACAGGAAGACGCCTACGTGCTGGACATCCACAGCGACAACGTCCGCAACAGTGGCCGCGCGCATCTGCGCCTGCGGCTGAAGGTCAGCGATTACGGCCAGTTGTCGAACCTGCTGGGCAAGCTGGACGCATTGCCGGGTGTCAGCGAGGCGCGTCGTCTGGGCTGAGCTTCACGCTGCCCCGGCTACCCTGCACGCATGGAACGCGAGCCCCCGCATCGCTCACACGGCGCCGCACATCCGGCGCTCGATCGCGTTCGCCGCGAGAGCCGCTGGTGGTGGCTGCAGGCGCGTCATGCACGCCGGGTGTGGCGTTGGGCGCTGCTGGCGGCTGCAGCCGTGTTCGTGCTGCTGGTGCTGGTGCGCAAGCCGCTGGCCGACTGGTTCTGGGATGAGCCGCAGATCGAGCAGCTGCTGGCCGAGGGCGATCGCGCGCTGTCAGAAGGACGCCTGACCGCGGGCGACGGCAGCGGCGCGCGTGAGCGCTACCAGGCAGTGCTGGCCTTGGACGGTGACCGTCCACAGGCGCGGCAGGGCCTGGCGCGCACCGGCGCTGCAGCGCTGCAGCACTCACGTGAGCTGCTGCAGGCAGGCGACCTGGACGGCTGCGCGCAGGCGCTGGCGTTGGCGCGTGAACTGCAGGTACCGCGCGCCGAGGCAGACGCGGTGGCCCAGCAACTGCAGGCGCGTCGTCGCGCCGGGGCGGGAATCGGCGCGTTGCTTGCGCAGGCCCGTAATGCCTTTGCAGCGGGGCGGTTGGACGACGGCGACAGCAGTGCGTTGCCCTTGTTCCAGCGTGTGCTGACGCTGCAACCGGACAATCTGCCTGCGCTGGAAGGCCGCGAGGATGCACTGAGCGATCTGCTGCAGCAGGCGCGTGCACAGGCGGTACGCGGCGAATTGGCCACCGCGGCTGCCATCCTGCAGCGTGCACGCCAGTTCGATGCAGGCCATTCCGAACTTCCTGCCAGCCAGGAGGCGCTGGCCCAGGCCGTCGACCAGCGGCTGCAGCAGGGTCAGCGCGCCCTCAAACGGCAGCAGCTTGAGGCGGCGGCAGACAGTTTCCAGGCCGTGCTGGCGGTTACCTCCGATGATCCCACTGCACTGCGTGGGCGCGAGCAGACCGTGCAGGCATTGCTGGCGCGCAGCCAGAAGCGGGCCGACGACTTCCAGTTCGAGGCGGCCGACAAGGATGCGGCGCTCGCGGCAGGTCTGGGCGCCTCGCAGGCGGCACAGCAGCAGCTGGCACAGCGCCTGCAGCGTGCGCGGCAGGCACGCCAGTCGTTGCAGCAGCCGGGCATCAGCGCTGCCCAGCGTGAGCGCCAGCTGCGTGATCGGCTGCGCCAGATCGACCGCGCCGAGCGCGCCGGACAGTGGATCAGCCCTCCCGGGCACAGCGCTTTCGATGCGCTGCGCGAAGCGCAGGCACTGGCGCCGCGTGACAGCCGGGTCAAGGCAGCGGCGGCGCGCCTGCTGCCCGCCAGCAGGTCCTGTTTCGATGACAACCTGCGACAGAACCGGGTGCAGGCCGCAGGTGCCTGCCTGCAGGCCTGGCAGACGTTGGCGCCGACGGCAGCAGGATTGCCCGATGCGCGTTTCCGCCTGGCGCAGCGCTGGCTGGCGATCGGCAGCGAACGGCTGGGGCGCGGGGATGTGGAGTTCGCCGCCTCGGCGGTGGAGCAGGTGCGGCGGCTGCAGCCGGATCTGGCCGAGCTTCCCGCGTTCGAGGACCGCCTGCGGCATGCAGGCGGCCACATTGACTAGTCGAAGAACACCCGCTGCACGGTGGCCGACGCGGCGTCCAGCGAGAAATGCTCGGCGACGTTGGCCAGGCCCGCGGCGGCCAGCTGCTGCCACAGCACAGGGTCCTGGTACAGGCGGACCACCGCGTCGGCAAAGCCCGCTGCATCGTCGGCCACCAGCACATCCTGGCCGGCGCGCAGATGCATGCCTTCCACCGCGCAGGTAGTGCCGACCACGGGCTGGCCATGGGCCATGCTCAGGTTGATCTTGCCCTTCACGCCGGCGCCGAAGCGCAGCGGCGCGATGGCGATGCGGGCACCGTCCATGTACGGAACGATGTCTTCGACGAAGCCGTGCATCTCCACGCCCGGCTGGGTAGCGGCCAGGGCAAGCAGCGTGTCCGGTGCGCCGGCACCGATGCAATGCAGGCGTACCTGCGGCAGTGCCGCGCGGATGTGCGGGAATACGTCGCCGATGAACCACTCCATCGCGTCCAGGTTCGGCGGATGGCGGAAGCCGCCGACGAACACCAGGTCGTGGCGCTGTTCGAACGGTGCGCCGGTGCCGGCGACCTCATGCAGGTTGGAGATCAGCTCCACCCTGACCTTTGGGGCGTCGGCCTGAAGCTGTTCGCGCTCGGCAGCACTGACCAGCACGGTGATGTCGCACCGGTCCATCACCGCCAGTTCGCTGGCGCGGGTGCGTTCGGCGTTGCGCAGCAGGCCAGCATCGCCCGCCACTTCCGCACCCCGGCGTTCGCGCAGGTAGTGCAGGTCGACGGTGTCGAACACAGTGCGGGCCTGTGGCGCATAGCGCTCAAGCAACGGCAGGCATTCGTTGGCGACGTGGTGGCGCACCATCATCACCACGTTGAAGCGGGTGCCGTGGGCGCGCAGCCAGCCTGCAACACCGTCCAGGAAGGGGGCGTACCAGACTTCCACACCCATCCGCTGCAGGGCTTCGGTCGCCACGCCGCCGTGTTCGCGCCGGGTGGGCACGAACACCACGTGGGCGCCGCCCCGCAGCAGCAGGCGGATCAGGTTGACCTGCCGCAGCGAGCCGGAGTCGCGTTCCGGGCGCGGCACTTCCTCATCGAGGATCAGCACCTGGCGCCGGCCGCGCAGCAGCAGCGCAGGCGAGGGCACTTCGCCGACCTTCGGATGCGAGGCCAGTTCGGCGGCCCATCTGGCTGCGAAAACACCTTGGTTGCGTACCTGGTAGGCCTTCACGCCGCTGCCGGTATCGGTGCCGTTGCTGGTGCCTTCATCGTGGATCACCCGGCTGGCCGGCTGCACCAGCACCCGCAGGCCCTGCGCATGCACGCGGAAGGCCAGGTCGGTGTCTTCGTAGTAGGCCGGCTTGTAGCGGGTGTCGAAGCCGCCCAGCTGCTGCCACAGTGCACGGGGCAGCATCAGCGCGGCGCCGGAGCAGTAGTCGACGTCGCGCAGGCTGGCGAAGCGGGGATCATCGGCCGCTTCGAAACGGCCGTAGCTCCAGCCACTGCCATCGCCGAAAATGACCCCGCCCGACTCCTGCAGGCGGCCGTCGGGGTACAGCAGCTGGCTGCCGACCAGGCCGGCATCGGCGACGGTCGCAAAGGTGTCCAGCAATGCCTCCAGCCAGCCCGGCTGCGGCACCGTGTCGTTGTTGAGCAGCACCACGTAGCGGCCGCGCGTGCGCGATACGCCGTCGTTGCAGGCCTCGATGAAGCCGCCGTTGCGTTCGCGTACTTCGTAGCGCAGGCCGCTGATCTGTGGCATCCACTGCAGCGTTGCGTCGCTGCTGCCGTCGTCCACCACGAGGATCTCGCAGGCCACCGACGGCGGGTGCGCGGCCAGTGCGCGCAGGCAGGCCAGGGTATGGTCGACGTGGTTGTAGACCGGAATGACGATGCTGACGTCCGGCGCATCGCTGGTGGGCACCGCGAAGGGAGCGAACGGCTGCGCCGGTGGCAGGTACAGGGGCTTGCGCGGTGCTGGAACGGCGCGCTGGCTGTGCACGCGGATCCGCTGCCAGGTGGCCCGCCAGCCGCGGGTGCGCAGGCTGGCCAGGCTGCGGCGGGCCAGGCCGGTCAGGCGATTGATCAGGTAGCGGATTTCGGCCAGGGACATCGCCATCCGGTTGCAACTCCAGCTTAAGCAGGGGGGCCGGGAGAATTCGCCTGCCGCAGCGGCTGGGGTAGACTCGCCAGACCCTACATTGTCGCATTCCCGTGCCCCGACGCTACGATTCAGACGATATCGACGATTTCGACGACGACGACCAGCAGGACACCGGTCCGCTCTGGCGCCGCCGGCTGATCACCTGGAGCATGGCGGCGGTCGCGTTGGGGCTGGGTTTCCTGATCCCCTATACGCTGTACCTGAACCAGCAGGTGACGCAACGTTTCGGTGAACTGCGCTGGCAGATCCCGACGCGCGTCTATGCACGGCCGCTGGTGCTGCTGCCCGGCAAGGCGATGGATGCGGCGACCCTGAAGACCGAACTGGCCGCCTCGGCCTATCGCGATGATGGCCAGGGCAAGGAACCGGCAACCTATGCGGTGCAGGGCGGGCGCTTCGTCATTTCCAGCCGCGGCTACAACGATGTTGACGGCCAGGTCGCAGCGCGTCGGGTCGAGCTGTCGCTGTCTGGCGGCAGCATCGCCTCGTTGCGCGACGCCGACAGCCGCAAGGCGCTGAAGGCGGCCCGCATGGATCCTGCGCGCATCGCCACGCTGTATGGGCAGAAGCAGGAAGAACGCCGCCTGATCCGCATGAACGAGGCCCCCGACTTGTTGGTCACCGGCCTGCAGGCGGTCGAGGACAAGGACTTCAACCGCCATCACGGCATCGATCTGTCCGGTATCGCGCGCGCGGTCTGGGTGACGGTCCGCTCCGGTGGTCAGAGCCGGCAGGGCGCTTCCACCCTGACCCAGCAGCTGGCCCGCAGTGGCCTGCTGGGAATCGGCAAGGAACAGACCTATACCCGCAAGTTCAACGAAGTGCTGTACGCGTTGATCATGGAAGCGCGTTATGACAAGCGCACCATCTTCGAGGCGTACCTCAACCAGGTGTATCTGGGCCAGCGCGGCAGCCAGGCGATCCACGGCATGTCCTCCGGCGCCGAGTTCTGGTTCGGGCGCGATCTTTCCTCGCTGGAAACCGAGCAGATCGCGCTGCTGATCGGTCTGGTCAAGGGACCGTCCTACTATGACCCGCGGCGCAATCCGGAGCGTGCGCTGGATCGTCGCAACTTCGTGCTGGGCAAACTGCATGAAGCGACCCTGATCGATGATGCCGAGTACCAGCGGGCGTTGAAGGCGCCGCTGGGCGTGCCCAAGACCCCGGGCCTGGTGGCAGCCAACCGCTTCCCGGCCTACGTTGATCTGGTGCGCCGCCAGCTGGGCCACGACTATCCGGAATCCGCCCTGCAGGGTGCCGGCCTGAGCGTGATGAGTGGCATGTCACCGTCGGCGCAGGCCTATGCCGAAGGCGCGGTCACGCGCACCATCAAGTCGCTGGAAAGCAAGCGTCGCCCCGAGCTGCAGGCCGGTCTGGTGATGACCGACGTGCACAACGGTGACGTGGTGGCGGTCATCGGCAGCCGCGACGTGTCCGAGGTCGGCTTCAACCGCGCCATCGAGGCGCAGCGTCCGGTCGGCTCGCTGCTCAAGCCGTTCGTGTATCTGCTGGCGCTCGCGCAGCCGGACCGCTATTCGCTGGCCAGCTGGGTCGACGATTCCCCGGTGACCGTGCAGCTCAGCCGTGGCCGCAACTGGAACCCGGGCAATGCGGACAACCGCAGCCATGGCACCGTGCGCCTGATCGATGCGCTGGCCCACTCCTACAACCAGGCCACGGTGCGTGTGGGCATGCAGGTGGGCCCGGAACGGGTGACCCAGTTGATCCACGTGCTGGCCGGCATCAAGGCCGAGCCGAATCCGGCGGTGATCCTCGGTTCAACCGACCAGAGCCCGTACGCGATGACGCAGCTGTACCAGTTCCTGGCATCGGGTGGCGAGATCCAGCCGCTGCACGCGGTGCGTGGCGTCCTTGATCCGCAGGGCAAGCTGCTCAAGCGCTACGACAAGACCCCCGCGCCGGCACAGGAGGGCGACTCCATTGCTGCCAACCTGATCAGCATCGGCCTGCAGCAGGTGGTGGCAAGTGGCACCGCACAGCGTTTGAACGCCGACGGCCTGGGCCGCCTGCAGCCGGCCGGCAAGACCGGTACCACCAACGATGGCCGTGACAGCTGGTATGCCGGTTACACCGGTGACCATCTGGCGGTGATCTGGATGGGCAACGACCAGAACGAGCAGGCCGGTCTGTATGGCGCCACCGGTGCGATGCGGGTGTGGTCGGGCATCTTCCAGCGCCTGCCGACCGCGCCATTGAAGGTCAGCAACAAGGGCCTTGACTGGCAACCGGTTGCAGCGACGGGCACCAACAGCACCGATGAAGGTTGTCCGGGCGCGCGACGTTTCCCGTTCGTGGTGGGCTACGCGCCTGCCTATGAGCCGTGCGCACCGGCTACCGTGCCGGACGCGCAGGATGGTGCAGAAGGCGAGGGCGGCGGCTGGCGCAGCTGGTTCGGTCTTGACCGCAAGCCGGAACCCGCCGCTGAACCTGCCGCAGCACCCGCTGCAGCCACTCCTCCTCCAAGCCGATGATGCCGATGACTCTCCGTTCACTGTTCCAGCCCCTGGTCCTGAGTGGCCTCAGTCTGACCCTGGCGGCCTGCGTGAGCAGCGCGCCGCAGGTGGTCAAGCCGGTGGACACCACCACGCCCGCGCAGCGACTGGCTGCGGTAGAAGCCGCCGCCGGCCCGGATGACAAGGAACTGTCGGTGCAACCGCTGCGC includes the following:
- a CDS encoding glycosyltransferase; the protein is MAMSLAEIRYLINRLTGLARRSLASLRTRGWRATWQRIRVHSQRAVPAPRKPLYLPPAQPFAPFAVPTSDAPDVSIVIPVYNHVDHTLACLRALAAHPPSVACEILVVDDGSSDATLQWMPQISGLRYEVRERNGGFIEACNDGVSRTRGRYVVLLNNDTVPQPGWLEALLDTFATVADAGLVGSQLLYPDGRLQESGGVIFGDGSGWSYGRFEAADDPRFASLRDVDYCSGAALMLPRALWQQLGGFDTRYKPAYYEDTDLAFRVHAQGLRVLVQPASRVIHDEGTSNGTDTGSGVKAYQVRNQGVFAARWAAELASHPKVGEVPSPALLLRGRRQVLILDEEVPRPERDSGSLRQVNLIRLLLRGGAHVVFVPTRREHGGVATEALQRMGVEVWYAPFLDGVAGWLRAHGTRFNVVMMVRHHVANECLPLLERYAPQARTVFDTVDLHYLRERRGAEVAGDAGLLRNAERTRASELAVMDRCDITVLVSAAEREQLQADAPKVRVELISNLHEVAGTGAPFEQRHDLVFVGGFRHPPNLDAMEWFIGDVFPHIRAALPQVRLHCIGAGAPDTLLALAATQPGVEMHGFVEDIVPYMDGARIAIAPLRFGAGVKGKINLSMAHGQPVVGTTCAVEGMHLRAGQDVLVADDAAGFADAVVRLYQDPVLWQQLAAAGLANVAEHFSLDAASATVQRVFFD
- a CDS encoding bifunctional (p)ppGpp synthetase/guanosine-3',5'-bis(diphosphate) 3'-pyrophosphohydrolase; the protein is MNRASVPGLDALLNRPSAAVLPVPLREALRGHWEAPDCDPQMRASWSVLGDTLDALAMLSADEGAVVAALLFDLPGLRAHLDALPLGSHKAAVIGLLDGQDAADPVWALHAGREAGRNSEGLRRLLLAIIRDLRVVPILLARQLARMRAADKLDEEQRRALAQLTRDIHAPLANRLGIWQLKWELEDLAFRHLEPDTYRRIAREVDETRIARERYVENVKKVLSRELGVQGIHAEVSGRPKHIYSIWRKMQKKRLAFDQLYDIRAVRVMVDDVAACYAALGVVHALWAPVPSEFDDYIARPKANDYRSLHTAVVGPEGRTIEVQIRTHDMHAQAELGVAAHWKYKEGGKGAEKSFDRKITWMRQLLEQAQDGQGNELAGALDAELTEDRVYALTPKDEVLDLPQGATPLDFAYQVHTMVGHRCRGAKVNGRIVPLTYRLRSGDRVEILTGKEADPRRDWLMPANGFLASNRSREKVRSWFHKLDRARNVQAGRELLERELKRLGLQHSDLSAAAKKFHADSVDDLYIQVALGDTGPNQVSRSLLEAERAASQPAPTSALPRPTARRENLGKSKFTVQGVGNLLVQLARCCQPVAGEPIVGYLTRSRGVTVHRADCVALARLAATSPQRILPVEWGQAGGGYEVDVVVDAVDRRWLLKDITNLIAQEDAYVLDIHSDNVRNSGRAHLRLRLKVSDYGQLSNLLGKLDALPGVSEARRLG
- the mrcB gene encoding penicillin-binding protein 1B yields the protein MPRRYDSDDIDDFDDDDQQDTGPLWRRRLITWSMAAVALGLGFLIPYTLYLNQQVTQRFGELRWQIPTRVYARPLVLLPGKAMDAATLKTELAASAYRDDGQGKEPATYAVQGGRFVISSRGYNDVDGQVAARRVELSLSGGSIASLRDADSRKALKAARMDPARIATLYGQKQEERRLIRMNEAPDLLVTGLQAVEDKDFNRHHGIDLSGIARAVWVTVRSGGQSRQGASTLTQQLARSGLLGIGKEQTYTRKFNEVLYALIMEARYDKRTIFEAYLNQVYLGQRGSQAIHGMSSGAEFWFGRDLSSLETEQIALLIGLVKGPSYYDPRRNPERALDRRNFVLGKLHEATLIDDAEYQRALKAPLGVPKTPGLVAANRFPAYVDLVRRQLGHDYPESALQGAGLSVMSGMSPSAQAYAEGAVTRTIKSLESKRRPELQAGLVMTDVHNGDVVAVIGSRDVSEVGFNRAIEAQRPVGSLLKPFVYLLALAQPDRYSLASWVDDSPVTVQLSRGRNWNPGNADNRSHGTVRLIDALAHSYNQATVRVGMQVGPERVTQLIHVLAGIKAEPNPAVILGSTDQSPYAMTQLYQFLASGGEIQPLHAVRGVLDPQGKLLKRYDKTPAPAQEGDSIAANLISIGLQQVVASGTAQRLNADGLGRLQPAGKTGTTNDGRDSWYAGYTGDHLAVIWMGNDQNEQAGLYGATGAMRVWSGIFQRLPTAPLKVSNKGLDWQPVAATGTNSTDEGCPGARRFPFVVGYAPAYEPCAPATVPDAQDGAEGEGGGWRSWFGLDRKPEPAAEPAAAPAAATPPPSR